The following proteins are encoded in a genomic region of Reichenbachiella sp.:
- a CDS encoding SDR family oxidoreductase, with protein sequence MNKTIVVSGGTKGIGRAIIEKFGSEGFDVVTCARNQEDLNELVEAMSHVKVFAMKADLSNADDVKRFVAFVKESVKKVDVLVNNTGTFIPGEIHNEAEGSLELMINTNLYSAYHLSRGIIPQMMENKSGDIFNICSVAGLKAYPNGGSYSISKFAMHGMSLGLREELKPRGIRVTAVHPGATLTASWEGVDLPEDRFIKSSDVADAIWSAHQLSKNSVVEELVIRPQLGDI encoded by the coding sequence ATGAACAAGACGATTGTCGTATCTGGAGGAACCAAAGGAATAGGACGTGCTATAATAGAAAAATTCGGATCTGAAGGTTTTGATGTAGTGACCTGTGCTCGAAACCAAGAAGATCTGAATGAGTTAGTCGAGGCCATGAGTCACGTAAAGGTTTTTGCCATGAAAGCAGACCTTTCCAATGCGGATGATGTTAAGAGGTTTGTTGCTTTTGTTAAGGAGTCAGTAAAGAAGGTAGATGTATTAGTCAATAACACGGGCACTTTTATTCCCGGTGAGATTCACAACGAAGCAGAGGGTTCGCTCGAACTGATGATCAATACCAACTTGTATAGTGCTTATCATTTGTCACGTGGAATAATTCCTCAGATGATGGAGAATAAAAGCGGAGATATTTTCAACATCTGTTCTGTCGCTGGATTAAAAGCCTATCCAAATGGTGGTTCATATAGCATTTCAAAATTTGCTATGCACGGCATGTCTTTAGGGTTAAGAGAAGAATTAAAACCACGTGGCATACGTGTAACAGCGGTGCACCCTGGAGCTACGCTGACCGCTAGTTGGGAGGGAGTGGACTTGCCTGAAGATCGATTTATCAAGTCTTCTGATGTGGCAGATGCTATATGGTCCGCTCATCAGCTGTCTAAGAATTCTGTAGTGGAAGAATTAGTCATTCGCCCACAGCTGGGAGACATTTAA
- a CDS encoding ABC transporter permease has product MASLGRFILFIGSMFVRRESFLTYVRLTIDECMKIGINSIFIVSIVSIFIGAVTTLQTAYNLVSPFIPSYVISLVVRDMTILELAPTVMAIVYAGKVGSNIAGELGTMRISEQIDALEVMGINSASYLVLPKIIASFLMYPMLVILSAFLCILGGYLAGTLTGTLTGYEYIYGIRYEFVPYNVTFALTKSFTFALVVAAISAYKGYFTSGGALEVGQASTAAVTNSCIGILTADFLLTKLLL; this is encoded by the coding sequence ATGGCTAGCCTAGGACGCTTTATATTATTTATCGGATCCATGTTTGTAAGACGGGAGAGTTTTCTCACTTACGTACGGTTGACCATAGATGAATGTATGAAAATTGGGATCAATTCTATTTTCATTGTTTCCATCGTTTCAATTTTCATTGGAGCTGTTACAACGCTGCAAACAGCTTATAACCTCGTGAGTCCTTTTATACCTAGTTATGTGATTTCCCTTGTCGTAAGAGACATGACCATACTAGAGCTTGCTCCAACAGTAATGGCGATTGTCTATGCGGGCAAAGTGGGGTCCAACATTGCCGGAGAACTTGGCACCATGAGAATATCAGAGCAGATCGATGCTTTAGAGGTCATGGGAATCAATTCTGCTTCCTACCTGGTACTACCAAAAATCATTGCGTCTTTTTTGATGTATCCCATGCTAGTGATTCTCTCTGCTTTCCTTTGTATTCTGGGAGGCTATTTGGCTGGTACCTTAACAGGCACACTCACCGGCTATGAATACATCTATGGTATTCGTTATGAGTTTGTACCCTACAATGTAACTTTTGCCTTGACCAAATCATTCACTTTTGCCCTAGTGGTGGCTGCTATTTCAGCCTACAAAGGATACTTCACCAGTGGTGGCGCTTTGGAAGTCGGACAAGCCAGTACAGCCGCCGTAACCAACAGCTGTATTGGAATTCTTACCGCTGACTTTTTGCTTACTAAACTTTTGCTATAA
- a CDS encoding ABC transporter ATP-binding protein has product MIEAQNISKSFNGKEVIKDISIKFDQGKTNLIIGASGTGKSVLLKNIVGLIQPDQGQVLFDGRDFTNAGKNLKTEIRREIGMLFQGGALFDSMTVEENVMFPLNVLTDLGKEEKLDRVNHCLERVELVNVNTKMPSEISGGMKKRVGIARAIVNHSKYLFCDEPNSGLDPQTSITIDNLIKEITEELNITTVVVTHDMNSVMEIGDKVSFIYQGQKLWEGNNESIFDCEVKELQDFIFANNLMRNIKRQRG; this is encoded by the coding sequence ATGATAGAAGCACAAAACATTAGCAAGTCATTCAATGGCAAAGAGGTCATCAAAGATATCAGCATCAAATTTGATCAAGGAAAAACTAATCTCATTATTGGTGCGAGTGGTACTGGAAAAAGTGTCCTACTAAAGAATATTGTTGGGTTGATTCAACCAGATCAAGGGCAAGTGCTTTTTGATGGACGAGATTTTACGAATGCAGGTAAAAATCTAAAGACAGAAATTAGAAGAGAGATTGGGATGCTTTTTCAAGGCGGCGCACTTTTCGACTCCATGACCGTTGAAGAAAACGTAATGTTTCCACTCAATGTATTGACTGACCTGGGGAAAGAAGAAAAACTAGACCGAGTGAATCACTGTCTGGAAAGAGTGGAACTGGTCAACGTAAATACTAAAATGCCATCTGAAATAAGTGGTGGTATGAAGAAGCGAGTAGGTATTGCAAGAGCCATCGTCAACCACTCCAAATACTTGTTTTGTGATGAGCCCAACTCTGGCTTAGATCCACAGACCTCGATTACGATTGATAATCTAATTAAAGAAATCACTGAGGAACTCAACATCACGACAGTTGTTGTCACCCATGATATGAATTCAGTCATGGAGATTGGTGACAAAGTAAGTTTTATCTACCAAGGCCAGAAACTATGGGAGGGCAACAATGAATCTATATTCGACTGTGAAGTTAAAGAACTCCAGGATTTCATCTTTGCCAATAACCTTATGCGAAATATAAAAAGACAGCGGGGTTGA
- a CDS encoding HAMP domain-containing sensor histidine kinase, with product MAYLIAFSRINVEDEADNIEQAIEGIYSKFDQAYAVAENQIPFFKPILGVDFLVYNQKGKLVSWTNNLLIPPLEEFILARSEPLLSTSQGEYLFKTFDRITNEGAYKIVAFVPIRRVFDSTLRSFPDEYNREVIPNNIEIGYGPNAIPITYGGKELFSVQWTGRSNYSPQANYLILLTILLFFAGLFVSAYYLALRIKERRGFVSGAIFLMTAFIVIRGTMILTEFPSAYFRLGVFGRSTFRFEWFYSSLGDALLNVVALNLILVYVLAQKDNFRSWISEKWSYSISYFTILLGYFAFYLFADTVQIVLAHSQISLDITESLQFSVERVFAYLLISLFAILYFLITYFGFETFRHIDGNRRQFLLLHLVCLVVSGIILFKYDNIALVLIGNLVYQVVVFQFKLPANLKRLRFDSLNYLMLSAILLALAGSILIYRSFEKKETDKIRKFATYLQLDRDIDGEYLLSNLMTQIKNDLVINSKMINPQAQRESIVQRIRRTYFNTYFNNYEIGISLFDEKGNAISSRHEGKTITDLKRRYQSPAFATSYEGIYYDGRMDLQKRKKFVCFVDLERYGNVTGYLEIELRLKKFSGKRVLPQLLVDRSQRSSSEYDYAIYQEGKMIYKSGELDYESIVDNEILEEPQLYLSGLEQEGYYHLGSKSGAKTILISSPVYSSVNIVSNFSFLFALFLGVASLIFLLNYLILPGKVVQLSFSTKILLYSGASFIIPLVLVGVAVMTSTDVSNRKEIDKSNLKKALVMTEDVNDHLSAFYKRQINKEQLENNLSELAHHSGMDLNLYSQDGRLLTSSTPMIFESNIVSKYLVADAMDRLILRGKESLILDESIGNFLYKTSYASVISPETGELLGVLAAPYFASKNHLTRQQLQVFGNIINIFTFVFILSILIAYFIISKLTKPIVAIADRLHDTGFVQVNQPIEWETDDEIGTLVNEYNNMLSKLESTKVELARNEKEAAWREMAKQVAHEIKNPLTPMKLTIQHLHRIMGGKKGDKKSLEILLSQIDTLDEIVTSFSHFAKMPTPESEPFDIRQILEKSIDLHVDKSIDKELGEGTFIIMGDKKLFGRIFNNLILNAFQSMKNVDKPTLSVALHQQNGKVKLEFKDRGEGIPLDIQDKVFIPNFSTKESGSGIGLAVAKRGIEHAGGDIWFETEEGVGTTFFIELPLYQAS from the coding sequence TTGGCTTATCTGATTGCCTTTTCTCGAATAAATGTAGAAGATGAGGCTGATAACATTGAACAGGCCATTGAAGGTATCTATTCGAAGTTTGATCAAGCTTATGCTGTGGCAGAAAATCAGATACCTTTTTTCAAGCCTATTCTTGGGGTAGACTTTTTGGTTTATAATCAGAAAGGAAAATTGGTGAGTTGGACGAATAATTTACTTATTCCGCCACTGGAAGAGTTTATTTTGGCTCGTTCGGAGCCATTGCTTTCTACCAGTCAAGGAGAATACTTGTTTAAGACTTTCGATCGTATCACAAATGAAGGAGCTTATAAGATAGTAGCTTTTGTGCCTATTAGAAGAGTTTTTGACTCGACGCTGAGGTCATTTCCTGATGAGTACAATCGAGAGGTAATCCCGAACAATATTGAAATTGGATATGGTCCAAATGCTATCCCGATTACCTATGGAGGCAAAGAGCTTTTTAGTGTACAATGGACGGGCAGATCTAATTACTCACCTCAGGCCAACTATCTGATTTTACTTACGATTCTTTTATTTTTCGCTGGTCTATTTGTATCGGCCTATTATCTGGCATTAAGGATTAAAGAAAGAAGAGGATTCGTATCTGGAGCGATTTTCTTGATGACCGCATTTATCGTCATCAGAGGTACAATGATCCTTACAGAGTTTCCGAGCGCCTATTTTAGATTAGGTGTTTTTGGCAGATCTACTTTTAGGTTTGAGTGGTTTTATTCTAGTCTCGGTGATGCGCTTCTTAATGTTGTGGCACTCAATCTTATTTTGGTTTATGTGCTTGCTCAAAAGGATAACTTTCGATCCTGGATCAGTGAAAAGTGGTCATACTCCATTTCTTATTTTACCATACTTCTAGGTTACTTCGCCTTTTATCTTTTCGCTGATACGGTTCAAATTGTCCTTGCTCATTCTCAAATTTCACTGGACATCACCGAGTCGCTACAGTTCTCAGTAGAAAGAGTCTTTGCCTATCTGCTGATTTCGCTATTCGCTATTCTGTATTTTTTGATCACTTATTTTGGCTTTGAGACCTTTCGGCATATAGACGGCAATCGTCGTCAGTTTTTGCTCCTTCATTTGGTGTGTCTAGTGGTTTCAGGTATTATACTTTTCAAATACGACAATATCGCCTTGGTGTTAATAGGCAATTTGGTCTATCAGGTAGTGGTTTTTCAATTTAAACTACCGGCCAACCTGAAGCGACTACGGTTTGATAGTTTGAATTATTTGATGCTTTCAGCGATTCTTTTGGCATTAGCTGGATCCATTCTGATTTATAGATCATTCGAAAAGAAAGAAACAGATAAGATCCGAAAATTTGCCACTTACTTACAGTTGGACCGGGATATTGATGGAGAATATCTACTCTCTAACTTAATGACTCAAATAAAGAATGATCTGGTCATCAACAGTAAAATGATTAATCCTCAAGCGCAAAGAGAGAGCATTGTCCAGCGAATTCGCCGAACCTATTTCAATACCTATTTTAATAATTATGAAATCGGCATTTCGTTGTTTGATGAAAAAGGCAATGCCATTTCAAGCAGACATGAAGGCAAAACCATTACGGATCTGAAGCGCAGGTATCAATCGCCGGCTTTTGCTACTAGCTATGAAGGCATCTACTATGATGGACGAATGGATTTACAAAAAAGAAAGAAGTTTGTCTGTTTTGTGGATTTGGAAAGATATGGTAATGTAACTGGCTATTTAGAAATCGAACTTCGATTGAAAAAATTCTCAGGCAAAAGAGTCCTTCCCCAATTGCTGGTAGATAGATCTCAGCGATCCTCAAGTGAATACGATTATGCTATTTATCAAGAAGGAAAAATGATTTACAAGTCTGGGGAGTTGGATTATGAATCAATTGTAGACAATGAAATACTGGAAGAACCACAGCTTTATCTTTCTGGTTTAGAGCAGGAAGGTTACTATCACTTAGGTTCAAAATCTGGTGCGAAGACCATTTTGATATCAAGTCCGGTTTATTCTAGTGTCAATATTGTTTCGAACTTCTCTTTTCTGTTTGCCCTGTTTCTTGGCGTGGCCAGTTTGATATTTCTTTTGAACTATTTGATCCTGCCTGGAAAAGTGGTTCAATTGAGTTTTTCTACAAAAATATTACTCTATTCCGGAGCTTCCTTTATCATTCCTTTGGTATTGGTAGGCGTGGCCGTGATGACCAGTACAGATGTTTCAAATAGAAAAGAAATAGACAAGTCCAATCTGAAGAAGGCTTTAGTGATGACCGAAGATGTGAATGATCACTTAAGTGCGTTCTATAAAAGACAGATTAACAAAGAACAGTTGGAAAACAATCTATCTGAGCTTGCCCATCATTCTGGCATGGATCTCAATTTGTATAGTCAAGATGGTCGCTTGCTTACCTCTAGTACACCGATGATTTTTGAATCCAATATAGTTTCAAAATATTTGGTGGCGGATGCTATGGATCGACTGATCTTAAGGGGAAAGGAAAGTTTGATTTTGGATGAATCGATTGGGAACTTTTTATACAAGACTTCTTATGCCTCTGTAATATCTCCAGAAACAGGAGAGCTGTTGGGTGTGCTCGCCGCTCCATATTTCGCTTCAAAAAATCACTTGACAAGGCAGCAATTGCAAGTCTTTGGTAATATCATAAATATATTCACCTTCGTTTTTATCCTGTCTATTTTAATCGCCTACTTTATTATATCAAAGCTTACCAAACCTATTGTCGCTATTGCGGATCGTTTGCATGATACTGGTTTCGTACAGGTGAACCAACCGATTGAATGGGAGACAGATGATGAGATTGGCACTTTGGTAAATGAATACAATAACATGCTGAGTAAATTGGAGAGCACCAAAGTAGAATTGGCAAGAAATGAAAAAGAAGCAGCCTGGCGGGAAATGGCTAAGCAAGTCGCTCATGAGATCAAAAACCCACTGACTCCAATGAAACTGACTATTCAGCATCTACATCGGATAATGGGGGGAAAGAAAGGAGACAAAAAATCCTTGGAGATTTTATTAAGTCAAATTGATACACTGGACGAAATTGTAACTTCCTTTAGCCATTTTGCCAAAATGCCGACTCCCGAAAGTGAGCCGTTTGACATTCGCCAAATACTAGAAAAATCAATTGACCTGCACGTCGATAAATCTATTGATAAGGAATTGGGCGAAGGAACGTTCATTATCATGGGGGACAAAAAACTATTCGGTCGAATATTTAACAATTTGATTCTGAATGCATTTCAATCCATGAAGAATGTAGATAAGCCTACTTTATCCGTTGCTTTGCATCAACAAAATGGCAAGGTAAAACTTGAGTTTAAAGATCGAGGAGAGGGTATTCCTTTGGACATTCAAGACAAGGTTTTTATTCCAAACTTTAGTACCAAAGAATCGGGTTCTGGTATTGGTTTGGCTGTGGCCAAAAGAGGAATAGAGCACGCTGGAGGAGATATTTGGTTCGAAACTGAAGAAGGCGTAGGCACCACCTTTTTTATTGAACTTCCACTATATCAAGCCTCATAG
- a CDS encoding DUF983 domain-containing protein, with protein MQKISSSEALLSCKCPRCREGNMFKHSLTEKWFSLEMHDKCPKCQQTYEPEPGFYFGAMFVNYAFSAAITLSTAFVLYHFFNNPDTWVYMTVVMGFVALLWPVMFKYSRSIFLHLFGGIRFNPKYAD; from the coding sequence ATGCAAAAAATAAGCTCAAGTGAAGCACTCCTGTCTTGTAAATGCCCTCGATGCAGAGAAGGCAATATGTTTAAGCACTCCTTGACGGAGAAATGGTTTAGTCTGGAAATGCATGATAAGTGCCCCAAATGTCAACAGACCTATGAGCCCGAACCAGGTTTTTATTTTGGAGCGATGTTCGTCAATTATGCATTCTCAGCGGCGATTACCTTGTCGACTGCTTTTGTTCTTTATCACTTCTTTAACAATCCAGATACTTGGGTGTATATGACCGTGGTGATGGGCTTTGTGGCTTTGCTTTGGCCTGTCATGTTTAAGTATTCCAGGTCAATATTTTTGCATCTTTTTGGCGGTATTAGATTCAATCCTAAATACGCTGATTAG
- a CDS encoding DUF420 domain-containing protein codes for MKDSKLALLVIVLLSIAVPGLIGVFLFSPYKISADYVWLKDIPAFNAFVNSMTAIFLLMGKRYARQGEILWHKFFMSFALTLGIIFVLAYSIYHSTSPSAIFGDANLNGILEHGEEVRIGNLRYFYLTVLFSHIGMSFIVIPFVLFAFYYAIAGEIEKHKKTVKYTWPIWMFVSVTGVLVYFLASPYYPL; via the coding sequence ATGAAAGATAGTAAACTAGCATTGTTGGTAATTGTCCTGCTCTCGATTGCAGTGCCAGGATTAATTGGTGTATTTCTTTTTTCACCGTACAAAATTTCAGCAGATTATGTCTGGCTGAAGGATATTCCTGCGTTTAATGCCTTTGTCAATTCCATGACTGCGATCTTCCTATTAATGGGGAAAAGATATGCGAGACAAGGCGAAATCCTTTGGCACAAATTCTTCATGTCTTTTGCCTTAACATTGGGTATTATTTTCGTACTCGCTTATTCTATATATCATTCGACGAGTCCATCGGCGATTTTTGGTGATGCCAATTTGAATGGCATTCTTGAGCATGGAGAAGAAGTGAGAATCGGTAATTTGAGATACTTCTATTTGACAGTTTTGTTTTCTCATATTGGCATGTCATTCATTGTGATTCCATTTGTTCTATTTGCTTTTTATTATGCCATCGCTGGTGAAATCGAAAAGCATAAAAAGACAGTGAAATACACCTGGCCGATTTGGATGTTTGTATCAGTCACGGGAGTTTTAGTTTATTTTCTCGCAAGTCCATACTATCCTCTTTAA
- a CDS encoding cytochrome C oxidase subunit IV family protein — translation MEIENKEQVVIPVDKAKIKHIWMVTLYLFLITAGEFAIAFTLDASPIKTVIFIFMTIVKAYYIMSEFMHLGHETKGLKWSIIAPLAFVVWLIGALLIQGDAIFTAIYGG, via the coding sequence ATGGAAATAGAAAATAAAGAGCAGGTGGTAATACCTGTAGATAAAGCGAAGATCAAGCACATATGGATGGTGACTTTGTATCTCTTTTTGATAACAGCCGGAGAATTTGCAATAGCTTTTACTCTAGATGCAAGTCCTATCAAAACAGTGATATTTATCTTTATGACAATCGTGAAGGCTTACTATATCATGTCCGAGTTTATGCACTTAGGTCATGAAACTAAAGGCTTGAAGTGGAGTATTATTGCGCCATTAGCCTTCGTAGTTTGGCTGATTGGAGCGTTGTTGATCCAAGGAGACGCCATATTTACCGCTATCTACGGCGGATAA
- a CDS encoding cytochrome c oxidase subunit 3: MAGSAVVVEENNEKLWQGGTEPMKASYGKLMMWFFLLSDAFTFSSLLVAYGLIRYSHPAFEGDLANFTFSQEYWPVPDMVFNGFPLMHGVHWPLVFVGLMTFILIMSSVTMVLAVEAGQRNDRQAVEKWMLWTIVGGLTFLGCQAWEWTHFIVGTDEGGKLLDGSIFYGANLSMNQYGPPNFAALFFFITGFHGFHVFSGVVINFIIFYQTVVGKLEKRGHYEMVEKVGLYWHFVDLVWVFVFTFFYLI; the protein is encoded by the coding sequence ATGGCTGGTTCAGCAGTTGTAGTAGAAGAAAATAACGAGAAATTGTGGCAGGGCGGAACAGAGCCCATGAAAGCCAGTTACGGAAAACTCATGATGTGGTTTTTCCTCCTTTCAGATGCATTTACGTTCTCCTCTCTTTTGGTGGCGTATGGATTGATTAGATATAGTCACCCAGCATTCGAAGGAGACTTGGCGAACTTCACTTTCTCACAAGAATATTGGCCGGTGCCAGACATGGTGTTTAATGGTTTTCCATTGATGCATGGTGTACATTGGCCTTTGGTGTTTGTTGGATTGATGACGTTTATTCTCATCATGAGTTCAGTGACTATGGTTTTGGCTGTAGAAGCGGGACAGAGAAACGACAGACAAGCGGTTGAAAAATGGATGCTGTGGACGATCGTAGGTGGATTAACTTTCTTGGGCTGTCAGGCTTGGGAATGGACTCACTTTATAGTAGGTACAGATGAAGGAGGTAAATTGTTAGACGGGTCTATATTTTATGGTGCCAACCTTTCAATGAACCAATATGGACCGCCGAACTTTGCGGCATTGTTCTTCTTTATCACTGGGTTTCATGGATTCCATGTATTCAGTGGTGTAGTGATCAACTTTATCATCTTCTACCAAACAGTAGTAGGTAAATTGGAAAAAAGAGGACACTACGAAATGGTAGAAAAAGTTGGACTGTACTGGCACTTTGTAGATTTAGTTTGGGTATTCGTATTTACCTTCTTCTACTTGATTTAA
- a CDS encoding heme-copper oxidase subunit III — MNAAMSLKKDKGTQFKMHPKKFALWLFMVSVVMLFAALTSAYVVKQSDGVWLDFELPFVFDMTSIIIVISSVVMQLAYYFAKKDEIVKMRIMLLLTAATGIGFLVGQYMGWQALVEQGVYFVGNPAGSFLYVLTGVHGFHLISALIFIAVVAVAAFKYKVHSKSLDQLEMCATYWHFLGGLWLYLYLFLTLNH, encoded by the coding sequence ATGAACGCAGCAATGTCACTCAAAAAAGATAAAGGTACTCAGTTCAAAATGCACCCAAAGAAGTTTGCACTTTGGCTATTTATGGTATCTGTGGTAATGCTTTTCGCAGCATTGACCAGTGCGTATGTAGTGAAGCAATCGGATGGCGTGTGGCTGGATTTCGAATTGCCCTTTGTATTCGACATGACCAGTATCATTATTGTAATCAGTAGTGTGGTGATGCAACTGGCCTATTACTTTGCAAAAAAAGACGAAATAGTAAAAATGAGAATCATGCTATTGCTGACAGCAGCAACAGGTATTGGATTCTTGGTAGGACAATATATGGGCTGGCAAGCCTTGGTGGAGCAGGGAGTTTATTTTGTAGGAAACCCTGCAGGATCTTTCTTGTATGTACTCACGGGAGTACATGGATTTCACCTCATTAGTGCGTTGATATTTATTGCAGTAGTGGCTGTGGCCGCTTTCAAGTATAAAGTACATTCTAAAAGTTTAGATCAGCTCGAAATGTGTGCCACATATTGGCATTTTTTGGGTGGACTTTGGTTGTATTTATACTTATTTTTGACACTTAATCATTAA
- the cyoE gene encoding heme o synthase, protein MGKVENHITSTLTVGAKIGAYVELLKPRLSFLVAFSSGFGYILASNGQLNWGNLMLLSLGGMLVSGASVTINQIIEVEYDALMKRTKNRPLPTGKISKQEAGIFSILVAIIGLYILYLSTNLLTVLLSFVSLLLYSFVYTPMKRVGPIAVFIGAIPGALPPLLGWVAATGVISFEALIIFGIQFIWQFPHFWAIAWVGDEDYKKAGFKLLPNNGRKDLNTAINIMIYTLFLLPLGLLPTYFGVTGLNSAVIVTICGCGFLAQTFSLMRDNSDKAALKIMFGSFLYLPIVQIAYMLDKI, encoded by the coding sequence ATGGGTAAGGTAGAAAATCATATCACAAGCACTTTGACAGTAGGAGCGAAAATAGGCGCTTATGTAGAGCTGTTGAAACCGAGGCTTTCATTTTTAGTAGCCTTTTCGTCTGGTTTTGGGTACATTCTAGCATCCAACGGACAATTGAATTGGGGCAACCTGATGTTGCTTTCTTTAGGTGGAATGCTGGTGTCAGGTGCGTCTGTCACGATCAATCAGATCATAGAAGTAGAATACGATGCGCTGATGAAGCGTACAAAGAATAGACCTTTACCAACAGGTAAGATCTCGAAACAAGAAGCTGGAATTTTTAGCATTCTGGTAGCGATAATAGGTTTGTACATTTTGTATCTATCTACCAATTTACTAACGGTATTATTGTCATTCGTTTCTTTGCTGCTATACAGTTTTGTATACACACCAATGAAGAGAGTAGGCCCAATTGCTGTATTTATAGGAGCGATTCCTGGTGCATTGCCTCCATTGTTGGGATGGGTGGCAGCAACTGGAGTAATTTCATTTGAAGCATTAATTATTTTCGGCATACAGTTTATCTGGCAGTTCCCCCATTTCTGGGCGATTGCTTGGGTAGGAGACGAAGACTATAAAAAGGCAGGTTTTAAATTGTTGCCAAATAATGGACGAAAGGATTTGAACACCGCGATCAATATTATGATCTACACGCTGTTTTTACTTCCACTTGGATTATTACCTACTTATTTTGGTGTAACAGGATTGAATTCCGCAGTTATAGTCACAATCTGTGGTTGTGGGTTCTTGGCGCAGACTTTTAGCTTGATGAGAGATAATTCGGATAAGGCCGCCTTGAAAATAATGTTTGGTTCTTTTCTGTATCTCCCAATCGTACAGATCGCATATATGTTAGACAAAATTTGA
- a CDS encoding COX15/CtaA family protein produces the protein MTKEPKSGLFIKFNALTIIAVYFLILVGGIVRSTGSGMGCPDWPKCFGSYIPPTTESELPEDYKERYAEKRMQKNERLAGLVKSLGFPGLARDIQKGKNVEETHGFNFARTWIEYVNRLVGVAVGILIIICTVLSYSYLHTKKRVFFLSVAALLLVIFQGWIGSLVVSTNLLPGMITFHMILAIGLIALLLKVRVITTKESLEGLMSYKPYKVRRLLVVCMLLFFAQILMGTQVREAIDSLAMSLGEDQRFNWIENLGIIFYMHRSYSLILLVLHAYLIYRLTKSIKDFKTSKYLVWGLLVLVVAEIFTGAILANFALPYVLQPIHLLLALMIFGIQYFLYLIIKEKETSTNELVNG, from the coding sequence ATGACAAAAGAGCCTAAATCAGGTTTATTTATAAAATTTAATGCCCTAACGATCATTGCCGTTTACTTTTTAATATTAGTAGGCGGCATTGTTCGTAGTACGGGGTCAGGTATGGGATGTCCAGACTGGCCTAAATGCTTTGGTTCATACATTCCACCTACTACGGAAAGTGAATTGCCAGAGGATTACAAAGAGCGTTACGCTGAAAAGCGAATGCAAAAGAATGAAAGACTGGCAGGATTGGTAAAAAGCTTAGGTTTTCCCGGATTAGCCAGAGATATTCAGAAAGGCAAAAATGTAGAAGAAACGCATGGTTTCAATTTTGCTAGAACCTGGATAGAATACGTGAACCGCTTGGTGGGCGTAGCAGTAGGGATTTTAATTATAATTTGTACAGTATTGTCATACAGCTATTTACATACTAAAAAGAGAGTTTTCTTCCTTTCGGTAGCTGCATTGCTGTTGGTGATATTTCAAGGATGGATTGGGTCTTTGGTCGTTTCCACTAATCTATTGCCTGGCATGATCACGTTTCACATGATACTGGCTATTGGATTAATCGCCTTATTGCTCAAAGTACGTGTGATCACTACTAAAGAAAGTTTAGAAGGGCTGATGTCTTATAAACCATATAAAGTGAGAAGGTTGTTAGTAGTCTGCATGTTGTTGTTTTTTGCGCAAATTTTAATGGGCACACAAGTTCGAGAAGCCATTGATTCATTGGCTATGAGTTTGGGCGAAGATCAACGTTTCAATTGGATTGAAAATTTAGGAATTATATTCTATATGCATCGGTCTTATTCTTTGATCCTATTGGTATTACATGCGTATTTGATCTATCGATTGACTAAGAGTATCAAGGATTTTAAAACTTCCAAATATTTGGTATGGGGGCTATTAGTGCTTGTTGTTGCGGAAATTTTTACTGGAGCCATTTTAGCTAATTTTGCATTGCCATATGTATTACAGCCAATTCACTTGCTATTGGCTTTAATGATATTTGGAATACAATACTTCTTGTATTTGATTATAAAGGAAAAGGAAACTTCAACCAATGAGTTGGTAAATGGGTAA